The Citrifermentans bemidjiense Bem genome window below encodes:
- a CDS encoding dihydrolipoyl dehydrogenase family protein translates to MQETADVLVIGTGTAGFTLALACRKGGRQVAVVDDKPYGGTCGRNGCEPEKYLMQAAQVVHLTRQMSGQGITVPAAMDWPALIRSKSAFSNGVPERTERAFQQAGIKMYFGTAHFLSPETVAIGSETTVRAETIVIATGARPAPLDFPGAGLVVETSDFMEMKNLPRRVLFIGGGCLALSFGHVARAAGADVTILQRGERVLKNFDLEMAQLAAKAARARGINIVTGITAAMAEKVQGAFMTYGKGGCTEAFPSDLIVNTSGRIPDLDPVDPEAGAVARSARGVTVNEFLQSVSNPRVWAIGDACDSPYLLSTVADMEAEVAADNILTGNRRRPDYQGVPSMAQAQPPLSFVGLTEAQARQSGKKFRINRGSTDSWPSSRRIGQQGGFYKVLIEEETGKILGAHLLGQNAGETINIFALALKFGISNSELRQILWTYPTFISDVKDMIE, encoded by the coding sequence ATGCAGGAAACGGCGGATGTGCTGGTGATCGGGACGGGGACGGCGGGTTTCACCCTCGCGCTTGCCTGCCGCAAGGGAGGGCGGCAGGTCGCGGTGGTGGACGACAAGCCCTACGGCGGCACCTGCGGCCGCAACGGCTGCGAACCTGAGAAGTACCTGATGCAGGCGGCGCAGGTGGTGCATCTGACCCGGCAGATGTCGGGGCAGGGGATCACCGTTCCCGCTGCCATGGACTGGCCCGCGCTGATCCGCTCCAAATCCGCTTTCAGCAACGGCGTGCCGGAGCGGACCGAGCGGGCTTTCCAGCAGGCGGGAATCAAGATGTACTTCGGCACCGCCCACTTCCTCTCCCCCGAAACGGTCGCCATCGGCAGCGAGACCACCGTCCGCGCCGAAACCATCGTCATCGCCACCGGCGCCCGCCCCGCCCCCCTCGACTTCCCCGGTGCCGGCCTGGTGGTGGAAACCAGCGATTTCATGGAGATGAAGAACCTGCCGCGCCGCGTCCTGTTCATCGGCGGCGGCTGCCTCGCGCTCAGCTTCGGGCACGTGGCGCGCGCAGCTGGGGCCGACGTTACCATCCTGCAGCGCGGCGAGCGGGTATTGAAGAATTTCGACCTGGAAATGGCGCAACTGGCGGCGAAGGCGGCCCGGGCCAGAGGCATCAACATAGTGACTGGAATAACCGCAGCCATGGCCGAGAAGGTCCAGGGCGCTTTCATGACCTACGGCAAGGGGGGATGCACCGAGGCCTTTCCCAGCGACCTCATCGTCAACACGTCGGGACGCATACCCGATCTCGACCCGGTCGACCCGGAGGCGGGCGCTGTGGCGAGGAGCGCACGCGGGGTGACGGTGAACGAGTTCCTGCAGAGCGTCAGCAACCCGCGCGTCTGGGCCATAGGCGATGCCTGCGACTCGCCATATCTGCTGTCAACCGTCGCGGACATGGAGGCGGAAGTCGCCGCCGACAACATCCTGACCGGCAACCGGCGGCGCCCCGACTACCAGGGAGTCCCCAGCATGGCGCAGGCGCAGCCTCCCCTATCCTTCGTAGGCCTCACCGAGGCACAGGCGAGGCAGTCGGGAAAGAAGTTCCGGATCAACCGGGGCTCCACCGATTCCTGGCCCTCGTCGCGCCGCATCGGTCAGCAGGGAGGCTTTTACAAGGTGCTCATCGAGGAAGAGACGGGAAAGATCCTGGGGGCGCATCTTTTGGGGCAAAACGCCGGCGAGACGATCAACATTTTCGCCCTGGCTCTCAAGTTCGGGATCAGCAACAGCGAATTGCGCCAGATCCTCTGGACCTACCCCACCTTCATCTCAGACGTGAAAGACATGATCGAGTGA
- a CDS encoding DUF1318 domain-containing protein yields the protein MKGRLLTSLLALACFLFSACAVITVNVYFPEKAAKEAYKSLDDMLLKPGEKPAGVNAPPAPVSPPPLEQQRPQSRLFDRVPSLSLVAQAWAADTDAEAEALAVELSSMPKVLKAYDEMSSRLPRLTTLFNSGVIGISKQGLVVAPPTAKGKLAPQDESLLAAENQSRKTVVVSMAKAILKLQKQKETKEALNLVLARAAVTFAETKREAAQPGWWTQLPNDRWVQK from the coding sequence ATGAAAGGCAGACTGCTTACATCGCTTTTGGCCCTGGCCTGTTTCCTTTTCAGCGCCTGCGCCGTGATCACCGTCAACGTCTATTTCCCTGAGAAGGCGGCCAAGGAGGCGTACAAGTCGCTGGACGACATGCTGTTGAAACCTGGCGAGAAGCCGGCCGGAGTGAACGCCCCGCCTGCGCCTGTGTCCCCGCCGCCGCTGGAACAGCAAAGGCCCCAGAGCCGGCTCTTTGACCGGGTCCCCTCCCTGTCGCTGGTAGCGCAGGCCTGGGCGGCCGATACCGATGCCGAGGCCGAGGCACTGGCCGTGGAGCTCTCCAGCATGCCGAAGGTGTTGAAGGCCTATGACGAGATGAGCAGCAGGCTCCCGAGGCTTACCACGCTTTTCAACAGCGGCGTGATAGGAATCTCGAAACAGGGGCTGGTGGTAGCCCCCCCGACGGCGAAGGGAAAACTGGCGCCGCAGGACGAGAGCCTCTTGGCAGCGGAGAACCAGAGCCGGAAGACCGTGGTGGTGAGCATGGCCAAGGCGATATTGAAGCTGCAGAAACAAAAGGAGACCAAGGAAGCGCTGAACCTTGTGCTGGCACGTGCCGCGGTCACCTTCGCCGAGACCAAGAGGGAGGCCGCCCAGCCCGGGTGGTGGACGCAGCTGCCGAACGACCGTTGGGTGCAGAAATAG
- a CDS encoding AsmA family protein codes for MSEPEKKEKDLKKNASIAFLVAASALGLVLLCLVAFRIYLATSYPASQLSRLVTDRLQQEFTVKEIDLSGRTLVLKGVRLKNPAGFASGELFSADRVVIAPRWIQLLWGRQRFELIDVEGGKLALEKDAHGTWNFAGIQRRLAARRPPGKAAPETVIGKLLVKNSSITIQGEGVHGINLQVFNLASGGSRSAQVELAFEDGARNRYLLTGTARPGADAAVDLSLKAPSISLKNLASLFKLKDPEPFQDAQGALQASAVLAKGELKSTGSFSFRRVLIPAARGDYPIAGLLQFNGVYSLSEDTAHLDEATLTIDKMARLQAGGTVTGVKKERVFDLLVSMDAVDLALINVLLPEESRHDLNFGGRLRCESLRLEGNGRAGIESVVGNLQLRDGLLAREKDLIAAGVAGDLALSRRGATVSARGKFSLPRPEPKALVQALELPVEFTLSAGLKPLRARSEALSARVMGVAVSGSVAYDVGSSEPLRADLAFATREPERLNPWLSRYGMEALSGTGTGSVQLAGKGAKELSASARLMVANLQGKQGKDNIGVKAGTATATVKKRGEKLQVHGDARLAAISFQGKNGDARFAYRVADRYLYLNGVQASWGETRFSATSLSGELPGATVTGQLTRRPLRFDLEGGALGQGNLQLSGIAGRVRGSLVGEGKDKWLDGSADLASRALSWRNAAMAAPVLHAVFARQGGRAELNGQLLGGKVAGKAAFRPFAPGAPSSFNVSITGAAAKEISRLAAGEAGTRPSAGTVDLKLEGTNAGKSGLSCRFDARGRDLTLANATGKTLVSGAAASVKGRLSGGTLTIDEGTVMPGRGVTLTARGEIADALSDKRRGTLLLALPDTSLNDLVESLINLAPPLIQEATVKGSVAAEGRIELREGRKILNGGVTVRGGRVEAPAQKFLVADLNGRIPLSLDFGGKGSAAPRAAGEFSRENYPRVLAQLRATPPGGDLLTVEKIGFGSVQTGKLSVQLRAQNGLTEITSLRTTLYDGTVLGKGHLLFAGEATYRGDLLVNGLSMKALCRSLPNLEGYISGRVDGVISVHGIGGDQKRLTGFVDLWAREGGGEKMVVSKQFLQRLAKQKLSGFFLSRDRAYDKAEIKATLEQGELTFNALQILNTNALGIKDLNVNIAPTQNRIALDHLLESIKEAAVRGVPATGGEAPAKKPQQEPAPEFKWEE; via the coding sequence ATGAGTGAACCCGAGAAGAAAGAGAAGGACCTCAAAAAAAACGCCAGCATCGCCTTTCTCGTTGCTGCATCGGCATTGGGCCTGGTGCTGCTTTGCCTCGTCGCCTTCCGGATTTACCTCGCCACTTCGTACCCCGCTTCCCAGCTCTCCCGCCTGGTCACCGACCGGCTGCAGCAGGAATTCACCGTCAAGGAGATCGACCTTTCCGGCAGAACCCTCGTCCTGAAGGGGGTGCGCCTGAAGAACCCTGCGGGGTTTGCTTCCGGTGAACTCTTCTCGGCGGACAGGGTGGTCATTGCCCCGCGGTGGATCCAACTCTTGTGGGGACGGCAGCGCTTCGAGCTGATAGACGTCGAGGGGGGGAAGCTCGCCCTGGAAAAAGATGCCCACGGCACCTGGAACTTCGCCGGGATCCAGCGCCGGCTAGCGGCCCGGAGGCCCCCGGGGAAAGCCGCCCCGGAAACGGTGATCGGGAAGCTCTTGGTGAAAAACAGCAGCATCACCATCCAGGGGGAGGGGGTGCACGGAATCAACCTGCAGGTCTTCAATCTGGCTAGCGGCGGATCGCGCAGCGCACAGGTGGAACTCGCCTTCGAGGACGGCGCCCGTAACCGCTATCTGCTTACGGGGACGGCCCGCCCGGGTGCGGACGCCGCTGTCGACCTCTCCCTGAAGGCGCCTTCCATCTCCTTAAAAAATCTGGCGTCCCTCTTCAAGCTCAAGGATCCCGAGCCATTCCAGGATGCCCAAGGGGCGCTGCAGGCGAGCGCGGTCCTGGCGAAGGGCGAGCTGAAAAGCACCGGAAGCTTCTCCTTCCGCAGGGTACTGATCCCCGCCGCCCGCGGCGACTATCCCATCGCCGGCCTTTTGCAGTTCAACGGCGTCTACAGCCTCTCCGAGGACACCGCCCATTTGGATGAAGCCACGCTTACCATAGACAAGATGGCGCGGCTGCAGGCGGGGGGAACCGTCACCGGCGTGAAGAAGGAACGGGTGTTCGACCTCCTTGTTTCCATGGACGCCGTGGACCTGGCGCTGATAAACGTGCTACTGCCGGAGGAATCGCGCCACGACCTGAACTTCGGCGGCAGGCTCCGCTGCGAATCGTTGCGCCTGGAAGGAAACGGCAGGGCGGGTATCGAGAGCGTGGTGGGGAACCTGCAACTGCGGGACGGCTTGCTGGCCCGAGAAAAGGACCTGATCGCGGCGGGGGTGGCGGGAGATCTCGCCCTCTCCCGACGTGGTGCGACCGTTTCCGCGCGCGGCAAATTCTCCCTCCCTCGTCCGGAGCCGAAGGCGCTGGTCCAGGCGCTGGAGCTCCCGGTGGAGTTCACCCTCTCCGCGGGGCTGAAGCCACTTCGCGCCAGGAGCGAGGCGCTATCTGCGCGGGTCATGGGGGTAGCCGTGTCGGGGAGCGTTGCTTACGACGTGGGGAGCTCCGAGCCGCTACGGGCCGACCTCGCCTTTGCAACCAGGGAGCCGGAGCGGCTCAACCCGTGGCTCTCCCGCTACGGCATGGAGGCGCTCTCCGGAACCGGCACTGGCAGCGTGCAACTGGCGGGCAAAGGGGCGAAGGAGCTCAGCGCCTCGGCCCGGCTCATGGTCGCCAACCTCCAGGGGAAACAGGGGAAGGACAATATCGGCGTGAAGGCTGGGACGGCGACGGCCACGGTGAAGAAGCGGGGAGAGAAGCTGCAGGTCCACGGGGATGCCCGTCTCGCCGCAATCTCCTTTCAGGGAAAGAACGGCGACGCGCGTTTCGCCTACCGGGTGGCGGACCGCTACCTCTACCTGAACGGGGTGCAGGCCTCCTGGGGGGAAACCCGCTTCTCCGCCACGAGCCTGAGCGGAGAACTTCCGGGCGCGACAGTGACCGGGCAGCTTACCCGTCGTCCGCTGCGCTTCGATCTGGAGGGGGGGGCGCTCGGACAGGGCAACTTGCAGCTCTCCGGCATCGCAGGAAGGGTAAGGGGGAGCCTCGTCGGCGAAGGGAAGGATAAATGGCTGGATGGAAGCGCCGATCTCGCCTCCCGCGCACTCTCCTGGCGCAATGCGGCGATGGCCGCCCCCGTCCTGCATGCCGTTTTTGCGAGACAGGGTGGAAGGGCCGAACTGAACGGGCAACTGCTGGGGGGGAAGGTGGCGGGAAAGGCGGCCTTTCGCCCCTTTGCCCCGGGAGCGCCGTCCAGCTTCAACGTCAGCATAACCGGCGCCGCCGCGAAGGAGATTTCGCGCCTCGCCGCCGGCGAAGCCGGCACCCGCCCCAGCGCGGGTACCGTGGACTTGAAACTGGAAGGGACCAATGCCGGGAAAAGCGGTCTCTCCTGTCGCTTCGACGCCAGGGGGCGGGACCTGACCCTCGCGAACGCCACGGGCAAGACCCTCGTCTCGGGTGCAGCCGCCTCGGTCAAGGGGCGCCTCTCCGGAGGAACCCTGACCATCGACGAGGGCACCGTCATGCCGGGCCGGGGCGTTACCCTCACCGCGCGAGGGGAGATAGCGGACGCGCTGTCGGACAAGCGGCGCGGGACCTTGCTGCTCGCCCTGCCGGATACCTCGTTGAACGACCTGGTGGAGTCGCTCATCAATCTCGCCCCACCGCTGATCCAGGAAGCAACGGTGAAGGGGAGCGTGGCGGCGGAGGGAAGGATAGAACTGCGTGAGGGACGCAAGATTCTCAACGGCGGCGTGACGGTGAGAGGGGGGAGGGTGGAGGCGCCAGCCCAGAAATTCCTGGTGGCGGACCTGAACGGAAGGATTCCCCTATCTCTGGACTTCGGGGGGAAGGGGAGTGCCGCCCCCCGCGCCGCTGGGGAGTTCAGCAGGGAGAACTATCCCCGCGTCCTGGCGCAACTGCGCGCAACCCCGCCGGGGGGAGACCTGCTCACCGTGGAGAAGATTGGCTTCGGATCCGTACAGACCGGAAAGCTCAGCGTGCAACTTCGTGCGCAAAACGGCCTCACTGAGATCACCTCCCTGCGCACTACCCTTTACGACGGGACTGTGTTGGGGAAAGGCCATCTTCTATTTGCAGGCGAGGCGACCTACCGCGGCGATCTCCTGGTTAACGGTCTCAGCATGAAGGCCCTGTGCAGGAGCCTCCCCAACCTGGAGGGGTACATCTCCGGACGCGTGGACGGCGTTATCAGCGTGCACGGCATCGGGGGAGACCAAAAGCGCCTGACCGGTTTCGTCGATCTCTGGGCCCGCGAAGGGGGGGGCGAAAAGATGGTGGTGAGCAAGCAGTTTCTGCAGCGCCTGGCCAAGCAGAAGCTCTCAGGCTTCTTCCTGAGCCGCGACCGCGCCTACGACAAGGCGGAGATCAAGGCGACGCTGGAGCAGGGGGAGCTTACCTTCAACGCGCTGCAGATCCTGAACACCAACGCCCTCGGAATCAAGGACCTGAACGTCAACATCGCCCCGACGCAGAACCGGATCGCCCTGGACCACCTGCTGGAGTCGATAAAGGAGGCGGCGGTGCGCGGCGTGCCGGCCACCGGCGGAGAGGCCCCGGCGAAGAAGCCGCAGCAGGAACCGGCGCCCGAGTTCAAGTGGGAGGAGTGA
- a CDS encoding glyceraldehyde-3-phosphate dehydrogenase: protein MIMKKQEAYLKEWQGHEELAEQMLPIIGRLYRDHNIVTTVYGKSLVNIPTIDILKAHRFARLILDGELTVQETFPILEAIGKMDLAPARIDLGRLAVRYQSQQGGSVADFLSRELASVNTGRTPLLDEPQDIVLYGFGRIGRLVARILVEKSGSGEKLRLRAAVVRKGGPDDLVKRASLLRRDSVHGPFNGIITIDEEENAIIANGNMIRIIYADAPENVDYAQYGIHNAIVIDNTGKWRDREGLGRHLKASGVSQVVLTAPGKGDIPNVVFGVNNELITSTESIFSAASCTTNAIVPVLKAVSDNFGIVSGHVETCHSYTNDQNLIDNYHKADRRGRSAPLNMVITETGAAKAVAKVLPELTGKLTGNAIRVPTPNVSLAILNLQLKSETDVATLNGYLRAMSLDSPLQNQIDYTNSPDVVSSDMVGSRHAGVVDSLATIVQGNRCVLYVWYDNEFGYSCQVVRMVQKMAGLELPVLPA, encoded by the coding sequence ATGATCATGAAGAAACAGGAAGCGTATTTGAAGGAGTGGCAGGGGCACGAGGAGCTTGCAGAGCAGATGCTCCCCATCATCGGTCGCCTGTACCGTGACCACAACATCGTGACCACCGTGTACGGCAAGTCGTTGGTCAACATCCCGACCATCGACATCCTCAAGGCGCACCGGTTCGCCCGCCTGATCCTCGACGGCGAGCTGACCGTGCAGGAGACATTTCCCATTCTCGAAGCCATCGGCAAGATGGACCTCGCTCCGGCCCGCATCGACCTGGGAAGGCTGGCGGTCCGCTACCAGTCGCAGCAGGGAGGCTCGGTCGCCGACTTCCTGAGCCGCGAACTTGCCTCCGTCAATACCGGCCGCACGCCGCTTTTGGACGAGCCGCAGGACATCGTGCTGTACGGCTTCGGCCGCATCGGTCGCCTCGTGGCCCGCATCCTGGTCGAGAAGTCCGGCTCCGGCGAGAAGCTCAGGCTGCGCGCGGCCGTGGTCCGCAAGGGCGGCCCGGACGACCTGGTGAAAAGGGCGAGCCTTCTGCGTCGCGACTCGGTGCACGGACCCTTCAACGGGATCATCACCATCGACGAGGAAGAAAACGCGATCATCGCCAACGGCAACATGATCCGCATCATCTACGCCGACGCGCCGGAGAACGTAGACTACGCACAGTACGGCATCCATAACGCGATCGTGATCGACAACACCGGCAAGTGGCGCGACCGCGAAGGACTGGGGCGTCACCTGAAGGCGTCGGGCGTCTCCCAGGTCGTGCTCACTGCACCGGGCAAAGGGGACATCCCGAACGTCGTCTTCGGCGTCAACAATGAACTGATCACCTCCACCGAGAGCATCTTCTCCGCGGCAAGCTGCACCACCAACGCCATCGTGCCGGTTTTGAAGGCCGTGAGCGACAACTTCGGGATCGTGAGCGGCCATGTGGAAACCTGCCACTCCTACACCAACGACCAGAACCTGATAGACAACTACCACAAGGCGGACCGCCGCGGGCGGAGCGCCCCGTTGAACATGGTCATCACCGAGACCGGCGCCGCTAAGGCCGTCGCCAAGGTGCTTCCGGAGCTGACCGGGAAGCTGACCGGCAACGCTATCCGCGTGCCGACCCCGAACGTCTCGCTGGCGATCCTGAACCTGCAGCTCAAGTCGGAAACCGACGTCGCGACGTTGAACGGCTACCTGCGCGCCATGTCGCTCGACTCGCCGCTGCAGAACCAGATCGACTACACCAATTCCCCGGACGTCGTTTCCAGCGACATGGTCGGTTCGCGCCACGCTGGCGTGGTCGACTCTCTGGCCACCATCGTCCAGGGCAACCGCTGCGTCCTCTACGTCTGGTACGACAACGAGTTCGGCTACAGCTGCCAGGTCGTGCGCATGGTACAGAAGATGGCAGGCCTGGAACTTCCGGTGCTGCCGGCATAA
- a CDS encoding DMT family protein yields the protein MRTIVLLVLSNVFMTFAWYAHLKDLRSAPVYVAILASWGIALFEYMLQVPANRAGYGTFSLGQLKIMQEIITLSVFVPFAVFYMGQPLKLDYLWAGCCMAGAVFFIFRG from the coding sequence ATGAGAACCATTGTCCTGCTTGTCTTGTCCAACGTGTTCATGACCTTCGCCTGGTACGCCCACCTGAAGGACCTGCGCAGCGCGCCGGTCTATGTGGCGATTCTGGCCAGTTGGGGGATAGCCCTTTTCGAGTACATGCTGCAGGTCCCGGCGAACCGCGCCGGATACGGTACCTTTAGCCTGGGACAATTAAAAATAATGCAGGAAATTATCACCCTTTCTGTCTTCGTCCCCTTTGCCGTCTTCTACATGGGGCAACCGCTCAAGCTCGACTACCTCTGGGCCGGTTGCTGCATGGCGGGGGCGGTGTTCTTCATCTTCCGGGGCTGA
- a CDS encoding putative quinol monooxygenase has translation MISVVASITVKEGKREEFLEIFHGNVPKVRNEEGCVEYFPAIDADSGIGVQTLDPQVVTVMEKWQSMEALHRHLESAHMLEYREKVKDLVEGVSLKVLRQA, from the coding sequence ATGATCAGCGTAGTAGCTTCGATAACGGTGAAAGAGGGGAAGCGTGAAGAGTTCCTGGAGATCTTCCACGGGAACGTCCCCAAGGTCAGGAATGAGGAAGGGTGCGTCGAATATTTTCCCGCCATCGACGCCGACTCCGGAATCGGGGTGCAAACGCTCGACCCTCAGGTCGTGACGGTGATGGAAAAGTGGCAAAGCATGGAGGCGCTGCACCGGCATTTGGAGTCGGCGCACATGCTGGAGTATCGGGAAAAGGTGAAGGATCTGGTGGAAGGAGTGTCACTCAAGGTGCTGCGGCAGGCCTGA
- a CDS encoding DUF2127 domain-containing protein has translation MKGTSYKGLRMVSIMEGMKGIIVLAAGCGVLTLIHKDLHDMAVQLVEVLHMNPARHYPSIFIDTANRITEPQLWLLALSALAYSAVRLAEAYGLWKECPWAEWLGFLSGGIYLPVEIVEIWRKPVWPRIAVFIVNVAVVGYLALMLKRRKGRPYPR, from the coding sequence ATGAAAGGGACAAGCTACAAAGGGCTGCGGATGGTCTCCATCATGGAGGGGATGAAGGGGATCATCGTGCTGGCGGCCGGATGCGGGGTGCTCACGCTGATCCACAAAGACCTTCACGACATGGCCGTGCAACTGGTTGAGGTCCTGCACATGAACCCGGCAAGGCACTACCCCTCCATCTTCATCGACACTGCGAACCGCATCACCGAACCGCAACTTTGGCTCCTCGCCCTGTCGGCGCTTGCCTACTCGGCGGTCCGCCTGGCAGAGGCTTATGGGCTGTGGAAAGAGTGCCCCTGGGCGGAATGGCTCGGCTTTTTATCGGGGGGTATCTACCTTCCCGTCGAGATCGTCGAGATCTGGCGCAAGCCCGTCTGGCCCCGCATAGCTGTCTTCATCGTCAACGTCGCCGTCGTAGGCTACCTCGCCTTGATGCTCAAGCGCCGCAAGGGACGCCCCTACCCCAGGTAA
- a CDS encoding sugar phosphate isomerase/epimerase family protein, producing the protein MPKRVFVHVPYLQIEQHLPFILERRLNPEIFFSADALDALAPSQLAATADALKGAGLSCTIHAPFMDLNPGSFEKMLRAATVRRFQQVLDAAQTLRPEVMVFHPGFDRWRYGEAAAQWLELSVAVWREVLVRAEEIGTVIAVENIFEEEPSTLKALFEAVEHQRFGHCFDVGHWNLFKKVGMAEWFEALGGRIAEVHIHDNGGTRDEHAPPGEGGIDFKQFFDLMERYAPDAAYTIEAHSMKDLERSLEALKPYLG; encoded by the coding sequence ATGCCTAAACGCGTTTTCGTCCACGTCCCCTACCTGCAGATCGAGCAACATCTCCCCTTCATACTGGAGCGCCGGCTCAACCCGGAGATCTTCTTTTCCGCCGACGCCCTGGACGCTCTGGCACCGTCGCAACTTGCCGCCACGGCGGATGCGCTAAAAGGCGCGGGGCTCAGTTGCACCATCCACGCGCCGTTCATGGACCTGAACCCGGGCTCCTTCGAGAAGATGCTGAGGGCCGCCACGGTGCGCCGCTTCCAGCAGGTGCTCGACGCGGCGCAGACCCTGCGCCCGGAGGTGATGGTGTTCCACCCGGGATTCGACCGGTGGCGCTACGGCGAGGCGGCCGCGCAGTGGCTCGAGCTGAGCGTAGCGGTCTGGCGGGAGGTGCTGGTGCGGGCCGAGGAGATCGGCACTGTCATCGCGGTGGAGAACATCTTCGAGGAGGAGCCCTCAACCCTGAAGGCGCTGTTCGAGGCGGTGGAGCACCAGCGCTTCGGGCACTGCTTCGACGTCGGGCACTGGAACCTGTTCAAAAAGGTGGGGATGGCCGAGTGGTTCGAGGCGCTGGGGGGGAGGATTGCCGAGGTGCATATTCACGACAACGGCGGCACCCGCGACGAGCATGCCCCTCCGGGCGAAGGGGGGATCGACTTCAAGCAGTTCTTCGACCTGATGGAGCGCTACGCCCCCGACGCGGCCTACACCATAGAGGCGCACAGCATGAAGGATCTGGAGAGGTCCCTGGAGGCGCTCAAGCCTTACCTGGGGTAG
- a CDS encoding potassium channel family protein, with protein sequence MDPVRHLKISIGVLLLLLSFGTFGYIAIEGWNALDALYMTVITLGTVGFREVHNLSSAGKIFTMLLIFFGVGVIGYIVGSLAQIMFEGQFQRIMGRKKVEKAIAALEGHYIICGFGRIGSLICKEFSAKPLPFVVVEKDPAMVDIMEQDGPGYLVLRGDATIDDVLLKAGIKKARGLISVVTSDTENVYITLTARGLNPDLFILARAGEEGSEIKLKRAGANKVVSPYLIGGSRMAQAILRPTVVDFIEIATGHEHMELQMEEILIPPGCGFIGETLASSGFRKETGVIIVGVKKQNGKMVFNPESHTKLEAHDTLIVLGEPAAIQKLEQLVGCDTCAEELIKKHRKNDA encoded by the coding sequence ATGGATCCGGTCCGGCACCTGAAAATCTCGATAGGAGTATTGTTGCTCCTGCTGTCGTTCGGCACCTTCGGCTACATCGCTATCGAGGGGTGGAACGCACTCGACGCCTTGTACATGACGGTGATCACCCTGGGCACCGTAGGCTTCAGGGAGGTTCACAACCTCAGTTCGGCCGGCAAGATCTTCACCATGCTGCTGATATTTTTCGGTGTCGGCGTCATAGGTTACATCGTGGGCAGCCTTGCCCAGATCATGTTCGAGGGGCAGTTTCAGCGGATCATGGGGAGGAAGAAGGTGGAAAAGGCGATTGCTGCGCTGGAAGGGCACTACATCATCTGCGGGTTCGGGCGGATTGGGTCGTTGATCTGCAAGGAGTTCTCGGCGAAGCCGCTCCCGTTCGTGGTGGTGGAAAAGGACCCGGCCATGGTGGACATCATGGAGCAGGACGGGCCGGGCTACCTGGTGTTGCGCGGCGACGCGACCATCGACGACGTGCTCCTGAAGGCGGGGATCAAGAAAGCGCGAGGGCTGATTTCGGTGGTCACCTCGGACACCGAGAACGTCTACATAACCCTCACCGCCCGCGGGCTCAACCCGGACCTCTTCATCCTGGCGCGGGCCGGCGAGGAGGGGTCGGAAATAAAGCTGAAGCGGGCCGGCGCCAACAAGGTCGTCTCTCCCTATCTCATCGGCGGCTCCCGCATGGCCCAGGCGATACTGCGCCCGACGGTGGTCGACTTCATCGAGATCGCCACCGGCCACGAGCACATGGAACTGCAGATGGAGGAAATCCTGATTCCCCCAGGCTGTGGTTTCATCGGCGAGACCCTGGCCAGTTCCGGGTTCAGGAAGGAGACCGGGGTCATCATCGTCGGCGTCAAGAAGCAAAACGGCAAGATGGTGTTCAATCCGGAGTCCCACACGAAGCTGGAGGCGCACGACACGCTGATCGTTTTGGGGGAACCCGCGGCGATTCAGAAACTGGAGCAGTTGGTCGGCTGCGATACCTGCGCCGAAGAACTGATCAAAAAGCACAGGAAAAATGATGCCTAA
- a CDS encoding GntR family transcriptional regulator, which translates to MKKSVEKHLTLRERILETIRDAIMSGALKPGEKVAEPELASRFGISRTPIREAFRQLESEGYLSVVPRKGALVACFSPKDVEEFYAIKSILEGYAARKACAMLSTREINKLEAINEKLREIAEEGDVRHFFKVHNSFHDLFIRGAGNEKLHDMIAQLLKKFQRLRMASLSKPGRMQLSVEEHEKIIEAFRTRDAVLAEMLVQKNAEYGGKVLIEEESATELWNSKGLDL; encoded by the coding sequence ATGAAGAAGAGCGTGGAGAAGCACCTAACCCTTAGGGAACGGATACTTGAGACTATCCGGGACGCGATCATGTCGGGTGCTCTTAAGCCCGGAGAGAAGGTTGCAGAGCCGGAACTTGCCTCCCGCTTCGGCATCAGCCGCACCCCAATTCGCGAAGCGTTCCGGCAGCTGGAATCGGAAGGGTACCTCTCGGTAGTACCGCGCAAGGGGGCGCTCGTCGCCTGCTTCTCCCCGAAAGACGTCGAAGAGTTCTACGCCATCAAGAGCATCCTCGAAGGGTATGCCGCTCGCAAGGCGTGCGCCATGCTCAGCACCCGCGAAATCAACAAGCTGGAAGCGATCAACGAAAAGCTGAGGGAAATCGCCGAGGAAGGGGACGTGCGCCACTTCTTCAAGGTGCACAACAGCTTCCATGATCTTTTCATCAGGGGAGCCGGCAACGAAAAACTGCACGACATGATCGCCCAGCTCCTCAAGAAGTTCCAGCGCCTGCGCATGGCGTCGCTCAGCAAGCCAGGCAGGATGCAGCTCTCCGTAGAGGAGCACGAAAAGATCATCGAGGCCTTCCGCACCAGGGACGCGGTCCTGGCCGAGATGCTGGTTCAAAAAAACGCCGAGTACGGCGGCAAGGTCCTGATCGAAGAGGAAAGCGCCACCGAGCTCTGGAACAGCAAGGGGCTCGACCTTTAA